A genomic stretch from Alosa sapidissima isolate fAloSap1 chromosome 3, fAloSap1.pri, whole genome shotgun sequence includes:
- the LOC121705626 gene encoding tumor necrosis factor receptor superfamily member 11B-like codes for MTVRNMRPQTTMKIYMFLTASIAWALHDVQPHKYSHRDPVTFELHLCDQCPPGTAVSRHCDGQRRTECSPCPERHFAEQWHWGESCQYCTAVCKEKQLVRQECNATHDQVCECVPGYHLVVEFCVRHTPCLPGSGVTALGMPESDTVCEACPDGYYSSVSSATEPCVPHRNCSQLGYKTLRHGTSTQDVVCDNEALVPTECNTLDMQCHTDTLLCEEAIFQFLASPRLASIPLERLLESLPGRRVDWKSVERLKKACSPQQQLLQLLRLWREQNKDQDKLFSIIQGVNVCERKVLRCAGLKNLTLGDLLAVTQSLPGVRVSDEDVRTLVVSCPSQQHILQLLHLWKSRNSERDVGKALAQSLRRLRGRGHAVSKRLLKSLKRIARIIGASTMYRLYEKMFFNMIQDSSCFKSKAYND; via the exons ATGACTGTCCGAAATATGAGACCACAGACAACGATGAAAATATACATG tttCTCACCGCCTCCATTGCCTGGGCCCTGCATGACGTGCAGCCACATAAGTACTCGCATCGAGATCCGGTCACCTTCGAGCTGCACCTGTGCGACCAGTGCCCGCCCGGCACGGCGGTCAGCCGCCACTGCGATGGCCAGCGGCGCACCGAGTGCAGCCCGTGCCCGGAGCGGCACTTTGCGGAGCAGTGGCACTGGGGCGAGAGCTGCCAGTACTGCACGGCCGTCTGCAAGGAGAAGCAGCTGGTGCGGCAGGAGTGCAACGCCACCCACGACCAGGTGTGCGAGTGCGTGCCAGGCTACCACCTGGTGGTGGAGTTCTGCGTTCGCCACACGCCGTGCCTGCCTGGAAGTGGTGTCACGGCCCTAG GGATGCCAGAGAGTGACACGGTGTGCGAGGCGTGTCCTGATGGCTATTATTCTAGCGTATCGTCGGCCACAGAGCCCTGCGTCCCCCACCGCAACTGTAGCCAGCTCGGCTACAAGACCCTCCGACACGGAACCAGCACGCAGGACGTGGTGTGTGATAACGAAGCTTTAGTCCCCACCGAGTGCAACACCCTGGACATGCAGTGCCACACAG ACACCCTGCTCTGCGAGGAGGCGATCTTCCAGTTCCTGGCATCCCCGCGCCTGGCCTCCATCCCGCTGGAGCGCCTGCTGGAGAGCCTGCCGGGCCGGCGCGTGGACTGGAAGAGCGTGGAGCGTCTGAAGAAGGCCTGCAGCCCACAGCAGCAGCTCCTGCAGCTCCTGCGCCTGTGGAGGGAGCAGAACAAGGACCAGGACAAGCTCTTCAGCATCATCCAAG gagtgaatgtgtgtgagaggaaggTGCTGCGCTGTGCTGGCCTGAAGAACCTGACGCTGGGCGACCTGCTGGCGGTGACGCAGAGCCTTCCGGGCGTGCGTGTGAGCGACGAGGATGTGCGCACGTTGGTGGTCTCCTGCCCCTCGCAGCAGCACATCCTGCAGCTGCTGCACCTGTGGAAGAGCCGCAACAGCGAGCGTGACGTGGGCAAAGCCCTGGCCCAGAGTCTACGCCGGCTCCGGGGCCGCGGTCACGCCGTCTCCAAGCGTCTCCTCAAGAGCCTCAAGCGCATCGCCCGCATCATCGGGGCCTCCACCATGTACCGACTTTACGAGAAGATGTTCTTCAACATGATTCAGGACAGCTCGTGCTTTAAATCCAAAGCCTATAACGACTAG